In Nitrospirota bacterium, the DNA window TCCGAGCATCTTCACGACCTTTTCAACATACTCTTTAACAAGCTCGTCGATAGTCAGTACCTTGTCGGGATCAATAGTGTCGATCTGGAGAACACGGATAGCTCTCGGCAGGCTTTCAGGTGTGATAAGCCCGGTTTTTTCAAGTATGATTGCCCTCTCAATAATATTTTCAAGCTCCCTTACATTGCCGGGGAAACTGTAGTTTATGAGAATATGCATCGCATCATCAGTAAATCCGGCAATCTTTTTGCTGGACTTCGGAAGATGTTTTTTGAGAAAGAAATAACTGAGAGGCTTGATATCATCTATCCTCTCTCTCAAAGGAGGTATATATATTTCCATTATGTTGAGCCGATAATAAAGGTCTTCCCGGAATCTGCCTTCCGAGATAAGCCTTTTAACATTCTGGTTAGTGGCCGCAATAAACCTCGCATCAACTTTAATCGGTCTTGTTCCTCCAACCCGATAGAACTCTCCTTCTTCAACGACTTTAAGAAGCTTTGCCTGCAGGTTCGTCGGCAGCTCGGCAATCTCGTCAAGAAAAAGAGTGCCCGTGTCCGCAATCTCGACAAGCCCCTGCTTTGTTGAAACCGCGCCTGTAAAAGCGCCCCTTTCGTAACCAAATAGCTCGCTCGCAAGCAGTTCTTCCGTGAAAGTCGCGCAGTTAATAGATAGGAAGGGCATATTCTGCCGCTTGCCGGTAAAGTGGATTGCTTTTGCAATGAGGCTTTTGCCCACGCCTGTCTCACCGGTCAGCAGAATATTGACATCTGAACCTTTCAGTTCCTCAACCCTCTCAAGAATGCGTCTCATGCCTTCGCTCCTGGCAATAATAGATATCTTTTTATCCATGCCTACAAAGGTGCGTAAGGCGATGTTTTCTTTTTTGAGGCTCCTCTGCTGAAAGATCTTTCCGGCTTTCAGCAGAAGTTCGTCAAGGTCAAAAGGCTTGGTAATATAATCAACAGCGCCTTTTTTCATAGCTTCGACAGCTGAACTGATACTGCCGAATCCGGTAATGATAATCACTTCTGTTTCAGGATGATGGACTCTTACTTTATCAAGCAACTCTATCCCGCTCATGCCAGGCATTTTAATATCGGTGATAAGGACATCAAAATGGTCTTTCTCTATCACCTGAAGGGCCTCGGTTCCATTTCTGGAATAAGCGACTTTATAACCCTCTTCCTGAAGGGTGTCAACAATATTGTTGAGCGTAATCTCTTCGTCTTCAGCTACGAGTATTTTAAACGCCATAATCAATAATTCCTTTCATGCTGTAAAACAAACCCAATCATACTTTACCTGCTGATTTGGGCAGTGTGATGATGAATGTCGTTCCACTGCCTTCTTCGCTTTCAACTGTTATCTCTCCTTTATGTTTCTGAATAATATTGAAAACTATTGCAAGTCCTAATCCGGTGCCTTTGTCTTTTGTTGTATAGAAGGGCTCGAAAATTTTCTCTACTGCTTCTTGTGAAATGCCGCGCCCTGTATCAGACAGTCTAATCCTGATATTTGCATCTTCTTCAACGGCTCTCACAATGATACTCCCCTCGCCTGAAACAGCATCTATGGCGTTGGATATGAGATTGATAAAAACCCTCTCCATCTGCTCCTGATCTGCGTAGATGACAATTTCTTCGGGATGGAACTCAAGATGAAACCTGATGCTGTCAATAGACCTTGAACCCCCGATGTGCTTATAGACCCCGTTTACAAGGCTGCGCAATTCAACCGGCCTGAGATTGGGCTCTCTTCCCCTTGCAAATTCAAGGAGGTCGCTCACAATGCTTTTAACCCGCATGGTCTGCCCGAATATATCATCAAGCCCCTTCTTAATAAATGCAGGGCACTCATCTTCTGATTTCTTCAATAGCCTCTGCGCGGTCGTATAAATGTTATTCAACGGGTTGTTGAGCTCATGTGCAACGCCGGATGCAAGAGTGCCAATCGCCGCAAGCTTTTTGCTCTGGAGGAGTTCTTTTTCCCTCTGAATTAATTGCTCCTCCATCGAGTTAAATTTTTGTATGAGCACACCGACTTCATCATTGTCACCCCACCTCAGCCTGCCGACTGACATCTTTGAGAAATCGCCGCCGCCGGTTCTTTCAACAACTGTGGTTAACAAGTTTAGTCTTTTGACTACATTGCCTGTCACATACAGGAACGCCCCTCCTCCCGCAATAAGAAACACTGTGAAAAATATCAGTATGGCTATCTGTGATCTGCGGATAAAGCCATCAACCTTTTCTCTCGCTATCTTGTCCAGTTCCTTTGACATTACAAGAATTTCTTCACCATCCTTCCTGAGTGTGCGTATCTCGGAATCAAGCTCATAAAGGTTTCTGATTGCCGGGTTATTTTTTTTGAGGTGAAAAATGTTTTCAATGAGTTCTGCATTGACAAGCGGCCTTTCGAGAAATGTAGTCTCGATTATCCTGAAAAAAATGGAGTATTGCATGTGAAAGGGCTTAATTCTGCCGAACTCGTTCCTGAAATCATAAACAATCTTTTCTATATGATTAAACCTCCGGCTGTATTCATCAATTTTTTTCCTGAGGCTTAAAAGGCCTCCGGTGCTGTCCGGATACCTGTTTTCCGCCAAAATATCGTCCAATTGTTTCAGGTAATCACGAACACTTTTGACTTCATTCAGATCACCAGTAAGAAAAAAGTTCTTTTCGTGCCTCCTTAACTGAAGCGACTTGCTACTGATTGTATCAGTGGTCTCAAGAAAGACTATCTCTTTCTTTATCTGTATGAAGTTTATATACTCAAAAGCCGCAAGCACGGCAATTATAAAGGCGCTTGTCAAAAAGCTCAGGATTATCTTCTTTTTCAGGGACATACTGCCCTATATTATCACCAATGAATTGAAAAATGAAAATGCCCTCTGCGGACAGTCGGGCATATAAGTATTCTTTCAGAAAAATGGGGAAACTGGAAACACTACAGAAAGATTAAAGGGTTAGTCTTCTTCGGCTCGAAAATAAATCTGCAAAAGTAAACTGCTAAGCGCTTCCACTACTTTGAACTATTTGCCTTAACCCATTCACCTATTCACCTGTCTTTCTTCCCTTCCGAAGTTCTCGCAGCATCAGCAAAGAGCCGCCCCAGCACTTTTCGAAGCGTAAGAGAAGAGTCGCCCGTGGCGACTGCACTTCTGAACTTTTTAATTGTTGCTAATGTGGGAAGTGGCGTTTGACTATACCCCAATCTATTTCGGGCATATGAGTTGACTAATATTGTCCAATGATGTATAGTTTATGGTGAGGTCCGGTATGAACAAACCAACAACGATTGAAATGCTCAATACAAAACAAACAGCCTTGCTTTTAGGGGTTAGTCCTAAAACAATTTACCGCATGGAAGAAAAAGGGCTGATTCAATCTATTAGAACGCCAGGCGGTCAGCGCAGATTCAATAGGGAAGATTTACAGAATTATTTAAACGCAAGCAAATCATTTACTGCCCCTCAAAATCCGAGCAAATATAAAACTTCCGCCAATCTGTCCCCTTCTTTTGTAAAAGAAAAAGCTGCTGGATACTCTCTTTTTGAGCCATCTGAAATTGATATATCATCATCTGTCTCAAGATTACAGCAGCAAATAGCATTGAAAAATATCAGAAGCCACAAACAGCATTACGACACCGGCACGGATATATTCAGATGGATAGAGGAATGGGACTTTAAAAGCTACCGAACTAAAACCTATACGCATGGATTCCACACTTATCCCGCAATGTTCATACCGCAGGTCGCCCGAAAGCTGATAGAAGTCTTTTCATCCGAGCATGATACTGTTTGCGACATATTCTGCGGTTCCGGCACCACCCTTGTTGAAAGCAGCCTTTTGAACAGAAATTCCATAGGCATTGAATTAAACCCTTTAGCTGTTCTGATTGCAAAGGTCAAAACCACGCCTATCGACCCACAGACCCTAACTAACAATCTAAAAACAATTTTAACTGGCTATGAAAATGTAAAAAATATTGCACCTCCAAAATTTAATAATATAGACTTCTGGTTTTCTGAAGCAGTCATTAAAGACCTTGCAAAACTCAAGCAGGCAATATGGAATATCTCAGAAGAAAATATCAGGAATTTCTTTGCAGTATGTTTCAGTGAAGTTGTAAGGATTGTTTCTTTTACGAGGCATAAGGAATTTAAACTATTCAGGGATAAAGCTAAATTAGAAAAATCTTTTAAGCCGGATGTTCTGGGCGAGTTTATAAGGATGTGTGAAAATAACATTTTGGGAATGAAGGAATACATCCATGATGTTATGCCTAATACCAATGTAAAAATCATACTCGGCGACTCAACAAAAGATAACGGCATTCCTCCGGAATCTGTAGATTTCATCATAACTTCACCGCCATATGGCGACAGTAGAACCACCGTAGCTTATGGACAATTTTCGCGGCTGCCAGCCCAATGGCTGGATTTATTGCCTCCGCAGGTCAAAGATATTGACAAAGAATTGCTTGGAGGCAAAAACAATGTGAGCATAAATGACCCTGCAATTGATTTATCAGACACTTTAAAATTTACTATAAAATTTATTTCAGAGAGAGATTCGGAGAGGGCAAAAGATGTTTTAAGTTTTTACAGGGACTTATATAAGGCGCTTATTCAGGCGCACAAGATTTTACGCCCTAAAAAATATTTTTGCCTAATTGTCGGCAACAGAACCGTAAAAGAACTGGTATTAAAGACCGATGGGATAATCTGTGAGTTCGGAGAAAAAATCGGTTTTGTTTCTCAGGGCATTCTTTATAGAAATATCCCTAACAAGAGGATGCCCCTTAAAAACAGTCCTACAAATGTGCCAGGCAAAACCGGATTTACAATGCAGAAAGAAAGTATCGTCTTGCTTAAAAAACTTTAACATTCAAATTCAGCCATATACAGACTTCAAATCGTCTAAAATTTTTGAAAATTCATATACTGGCTTCTCCCACTCCCCTGGTTTGGTAATATAGACAAAATCAAAAAACTTTAACATCCCCTTCTGCTGTGGCTTCGTGATTTCGTTATAAAAATTAGTGGTGATAAAGCCGACTTTGAAGTTATCCATAGCCTTATAAGTTAAGCCGTATTTCTCTTTTATGGTTTTGCAGTCATTAGAAGAGACAATATCCATCAGCAGTTTCCATCTATATGTTTGCCCTGCTCTTTCCCTTAAAGATGTCTTAATTGAGTATATTATCACAGGATATTTTTCGGCGTCTGGATGGTAATAAATAAGCAAATCAATATCCGGCTTTTGGACATCATCGCCTACTTTTATGGTGGCATATTTTTCTATCAATGGATGTTTTTTAGGTTTTAAGGTAATTGCAAGATTAGGGTTAAGCAGATTTTTTTCTTGAAGCTTAATTAAAGAATAAGCGACTAACCCCTGAAAGCCATTACCTGCAATAGTTTTTCTTGCCTGATCAGCGTTTGAAATTATGCCGTTCTTTATCCTATCTTGAATAAGTATCTCCACTTTTGCAGTTGCGTTTTGCATTATTTCAGTCAGATAGTTCATGGCCTTTATATCCCCGATTACTTTGGCTTTTTCCTCAAGCCTTTCTTTTATCGGCGTGAAATAATACCTGCTTTCAATCTCTGATATGGTTTTTATATTTATATTAAGCATATAAGTTTTTCCTCAAAGCAAAATCGTTTGTTGCTTAATAGTTACAAGAATACATGTTCACGTACCCCCTCGTCAAATACCTACCAAAGAAAACAAGAGATTCTATCCATGAAATGTGCAAAAGCGCACACAAACGCAAACCACTGAAAGCTGAACAGATGCAAGTCTCGCACAACACAGCCTTTAGTCTCTTGTGTCCCCCTTAAGATAATCTCCAAGCAGCCCTCTGCTGTGCTCGTCGTCATGGCAATAGGCGCAGAGGTTCTCCCAGTTGGAGCCGTCAGGAGGATTGTTCCTGTTGTTGCCGTCTTTATGATGCACTGTGAGGAGTTGCCGGTCTTTGAAGTCAAACTCCCTTCCGCATTTGGCGCATATCAGGCCGTGGATTTTCAGGGATTGCTCCCTGTAATCGGAGACAGGGGCCTTGCCCTTTTTTAATTCCCTGACGATTTCAGCGGCGGTTTTGCCTGCTGCAGGCTTTTGCGGCAAGGGTTTTCTGAATTTCATTCGTTGTCTGCTTCCCAAAAACTTACCTCCTGTCCCGCCTCTCTGCGGAATTAAAACATAAAAATCGCCGGCTCATGCGATTACCCATGAAGGACTTACCGTAATACCCTCACTAAAAGCTCTATCGCAACCCCGATATATCTCTGCACATCGAGCGAGGGGCCGAGCAGCTGTACCTGGCCCGCCCTTGTGGTAAGCCGGTCGTCAAAGCGCGCCTGAGAAGAGCGGCGGCGCAGTTCGGCAAGCAGCGCAGTGAAATTGGCTGTCCGTGAAGGCTGAAGAGCCGGTCCGAGGGAACTATAGTCCAGCGCCCCTTCTCTAAATACGAGCGGCAGTACCCCTTCGGCATAGACGAAAAGAAACCCCTCCCGTTCTTCTGTTATCTTCTGCTCGGTAGTCTTCACGGTTTTGGATATTACCAGCCCGCCTGTGAGAACAGCTTTTCCAATATCGAACTTCCGCTCTTTCGTGGTCTCGGTGGATGTTTCCTGTTTCATGCCCATGCCCCGGATTATCAGAAAGATCTTCTGATAATCAACGGCGAGCGTCTCCTTCTGCCGTGACTCCGCATGGAGCGTATGGCCGTTGAATCTGAACATCCGCACAGGAAATCCCTTTTGGCTGCTCGCGGCCTCTTCGTCTGAGATCATGATCGTGGTGAGTCCTGAGGCTTTGAGTTTGCAACTGGCCTCGTCGGCTGCAACCTGCTCTCCGAAGGTGGCGATCACGAGTGGCCCGCTCCCTGAAACCCGCAGGCGAACGCTTGCCTCATAGGAGGTGATTCCCAAAGCGGACGCCAGCGCCGGCGCGAAAGCTGCCCTGTCTTCAGGGAGATTATGGATCGCAAGGAAATACATTACTTATATTATACAGAAGCGCGGCAGGCTGAAGGCAATTCCCCCTTCCCCTTGTAAAGATTACCGAATTTCTTTAAAATTAAAGCACTATGACTATTGAAACAGGGCTTCTTGTACTTGAATCAGTGCTGCTTCTTGCCACAATCATACTTTTGCTTTTCGGCCTAAAGGAAGGCAGGGGCAGGAAAAAACTTCTGCTTGAGGTTGAGCGGGCAACAAAGGTGCTGACAAGGCAGGAATACTTTCTGACAGTCACAGATACAATGATGGAAGCCAAGACTGAAGTAATAGGGGCAATAACAGGCAGATTGCCTATAGGAGAAGACAAAAAGAGAACGAGGGATATTATAGATACGATTGAAAAATTGACAAAGGAAGGGGTTCGTGTCAGATACCTCATGCCTAAATTCTCTGACAGACTGCATATTGGTTATTTGTATATGAAAGCCGGCGCTGAGATTCGGTACAGCAGTTGTCTCATGGTACATAACATCCGCTTTATAATTGTGGATGATAGGATTGTTGTAATAGGTATCCCTGAGAGCATAGGTGAAAAGGAAGCAACAAAGAAGGGCTATAGAATACCATCAGAAGGTCTTGCATTAATACTTAAAGACTACTTCAATGAGTGCGGCAACCAGATAAGCTTTGTGGAGTATCTGAAAGAGGTAATCAAGCAGACCGGCACAACGCCCAAACTCCTTGCGCGTGAACTTCAGATAGATGAAACTGAATTAGAAAAGTTTACCCAGGCCGCCTAATCCCGGTATCTGCATTCCTCCGGTAAGCTTTGACATCCCTTCATTGGCCATTTCCTGCGCCCGTCTCAGCGCCTCATTGGCTGCGGCAAGTATAAGGTCCTGCAGCATCTCAACATCATCAGGATTTACAACATCCTTTTCTATTTTTATGGAGATGATTTCTCCTCCGCCATTGGCAATGACGGTAACCATGCCTCCGCCTGCTGTTGCTTCAACCGTCTTCTTCTTTGACTCTTCCTGCATCCTCTGCATCTCTGTCTGAAGCTTTTGAGCCTCACGCATAATATCACCGAGCATCTTCTTAGACATCTTTGTTTCCACCCCCTGTATTTTCCTTTAGTTTAACATCAATTATCCTTCCGTCAAAAAGTTCAATCACCTCTTTTACGGCAGGGTCTGTCAGAACTTTATCCTTCAGGTCTTTTTTACGGATTATTTTCTTTGTCAGAATATCTATTTTAAGTTTTACGGGAGACTTAAGAATATCCGAGGCTGTCTGCTCTATCAAATTAGAATTCTTCCTTATAGGCTCTGCAAAAAGCTCTGCCTCATTGCTGTTAAAGGCCAGCGTCAGGACATTTTCTTTAAGTAAAGGCATTGCCTGTGAAAGCTTTGATGTAATCCTCGGGTCATCAATCTTTTCTCTAATCGCAGTCAGCAAAGAACTGCCGTCAAGCAGCGTTGGAGATTGAACGTCTTTTTGAGAAGTGTCATTTCCCCGAGCTGCTCGGGAAAATGACACTTCTTTTGTCATGCCGGCTTGTCCGGCATCTTTCTCATCCTGTATCGTGTGCCCTGTCGCCTCATTCTCCTCAGCGAACCCGCCTGAGTGCGGGGGCGGCCCGCCGAGGCTGGCATCCTGCATCTTGCCTTGGCTTCTGACTTCTGACTGTTCTGCTTTACGCGCCGAAGGCAACGGCATCCCCTTCAGGAGCGCATCTATATTCTCTATTGCCTCCTGCACAGGTTTAAGCGTGCTTAAAAAGCTTATTTTTATCAGCGACATCTCAAGACTGAGCCGCGGCGAGAATGAAGAACGGACATCCAGTTCAGCCTTGGCCATTTCTGAAAGCATAAGGGTAAGCAGGTCAGGCGAGATCTTCGGCAGTATCCTGCTGACTATTTTTATCTCATCCTCGCTGAGTTCAAGTATCTCTTCGGGCTTCTTTACAAACTTTGCGATAAGGAGATTTCTGAAAAATTCCACAAGGTCTTTTGCAAAAGACTTGAGGTCAGCCCCCTTATCCACAAGTTCGGATATAACGTTGATAATTTTTTCTCTGTCGGCGGCAATAACAGCAGATGAAACTTCTGCAAGCATCCCGATATCTGCTATGCCGAGAAGGTCTTTTACTCCGTCTGCATCTATTTCCGAAGAAAACGCTGTCACCTGATCAAGGATTGTAAGGGAATCCCTCATGCTTCCGTCAGCGGCACGTGCCACCATTTCTATAGCGGAATCAGAGATTTTTATGTCTTCCGATGATGCTATATGCCTTACCCTTTCTTTTATTTTTTGAGCTGATATGCGCCTGAAAGGAAGATGCTGGCATCTTGAAAAAATGGTCGCAGGTATTTTTCTTGGGGCTGTTGTCGCCAATACAAAGATGGCGTGTGGAGGCGGTTCCTCAAGTGTCTTTAAAAGAGCGTTGAATGCAGAGGTTGAAAGCATGTGCGCTTCATCTATGATATAAATCTTGTATCTGCCGCCAAGCGGGGTATATTTAACGCCTTCCCTCAAATCCCTTATGTCATCAACGCTGTTATTTGATGCGCCGTCTATTTCAAGGACATCAATTGATGTGCCGTCTTTAACAGCCGTGCATGATGCGCATGTGCCGCATGGTGACGGTGTCGGCCCGTTTTCGCAGTTAAGCGCCTTTGCAAGTATCCTTGCAGTGGATGTTTTCCCCACGCCTCTCGGCCCTGAGAATATGTAGGCATGCGCAATCTTTTTCTGTGCGATGGAGTTTTGCAGGATTCGGATAATAGGCTCCTGCCCTACGAGGTCGTCAAACCCCTGAGGCCTCCATTTTCTTGCAAGTACAAGGTAGCTCATAATATTTTAAGTTTAAAGTTGAAAGTGAAAAGTTGAAAGTTCAATTGAATTCAAATTTTAACTCTTAACTCCTAACTTTTAATTTCTAACTCTTAACTGCTTTTGTCTTTCTGCAGGCAGGGGACAACTTGCTGCGGCACCCAGAGTAAATGCTTACCATTGCTTCCTTCCGGATCTGGTGGGGTTCACATCCCTCTGCTGCGCAGGGCCATCCCCTGCCTGCAAAACCCAAACAATGTTTGGAGTTAAAAGTTTAAAGTGAAAAGTTAAAAGTTTGCTAGGTTTTCAACTTGTAACTCTTAACTTTCAACTCTCAACTGTTGTTAATGGCGGAGAGGCAGGGATTTGAACCCTGGGTGCGGGATTAGCGCACACACGATTTCCAGTCGTGCACCTTCGGCCTCTCGGTCACCTCTCCTCTTTGAGTCTGCAACAACAAAAAATGTATCTGAAATGTTAACCGATGAAATAGGGTTAAATCAAATTTTACCGCCTAAAATTTTAGATCAATCTTTAAAATGCTCTATGGATTCTGTATCCGGATTCTGATAATACGATAACCAATGAAGTTTTATCTCTAAGGGATTCTTTTTCATTCAAAAGAACTTCAATGATATCTTCTACCATCCGCTTAATATTGATTAATCTGTGCCGAAGCAGTATGACCTTTCCCTGTCCCCACAGTGTTCCAAACTCGATAAGTCCTCCGAAGTCTTTGTCTCCTGATAGCAATATCAACCCATGTTTTTCTGAGTATTTTAAAATCGTTTGGTCATCATGTCCTGCAAGACCGATTTCAGGGACATAAAGAATATCGTAGCCTGCTTTGCGAATCCCTCTCACTATGTCACTATGGACATTTTCATCTGCGAGAAGTTTCATTATTATTAGCGGCCGGCAAAGACCCTTACTTCTTCACCCTGAAATTGTCTGGCAGCAAAATCTAATGCCGCCTCCAAGCCGTTTGTAGTCAGTGTTGGATAACCTCGGAGTATCTCCTCCTTTGTCATGCCAGAAGCAATATTCTGGAGTATCAGGGCAACAGATATTCTTGTGCCTTTTACAATCGGTTTGCCGCCGAGAATTTTTGGGTCACACACAATCAGGTTTTTCTTGAA includes these proteins:
- a CDS encoding sigma-54-dependent Fis family transcriptional regulator, producing MAFKILVAEDEEITLNNIVDTLQEEGYKVAYSRNGTEALQVIEKDHFDVLITDIKMPGMSGIELLDKVRVHHPETEVIIITGFGSISSAVEAMKKGAVDYITKPFDLDELLLKAGKIFQQRSLKKENIALRTFVGMDKKISIIARSEGMRRILERVEELKGSDVNILLTGETGVGKSLIAKAIHFTGKRQNMPFLSINCATFTEELLASELFGYERGAFTGAVSTKQGLVEIADTGTLFLDEIAELPTNLQAKLLKVVEEGEFYRVGGTRPIKVDARFIAATNQNVKRLISEGRFREDLYYRLNIMEIYIPPLRERIDDIKPLSYFFLKKHLPKSSKKIAGFTDDAMHILINYSFPGNVRELENIIERAIILEKTGLITPESLPRAIRVLQIDTIDPDKVLTIDELVKEYVEKVVKMLGGNRSKAAEALGISRTSLWKILKEE
- a CDS encoding GHKL domain-containing protein: MSLKKKIILSFLTSAFIIAVLAAFEYINFIQIKKEIVFLETTDTISSKSLQLRRHEKNFFLTGDLNEVKSVRDYLKQLDDILAENRYPDSTGGLLSLRKKIDEYSRRFNHIEKIVYDFRNEFGRIKPFHMQYSIFFRIIETTFLERPLVNAELIENIFHLKKNNPAIRNLYELDSEIRTLRKDGEEILVMSKELDKIAREKVDGFIRRSQIAILIFFTVFLIAGGGAFLYVTGNVVKRLNLLTTVVERTGGGDFSKMSVGRLRWGDNDEVGVLIQKFNSMEEQLIQREKELLQSKKLAAIGTLASGVAHELNNPLNNIYTTAQRLLKKSEDECPAFIKKGLDDIFGQTMRVKSIVSDLLEFARGREPNLRPVELRSLVNGVYKHIGGSRSIDSIRFHLEFHPEEIVIYADQEQMERVFINLISNAIDAVSGEGSIIVRAVEEDANIRIRLSDTGRGISQEAVEKIFEPFYTTKDKGTGLGLAIVFNIIQKHKGEITVESEEGSGTTFIITLPKSAGKV
- a CDS encoding helix-turn-helix domain-containing protein translates to MNKPTTIEMLNTKQTALLLGVSPKTIYRMEEKGLIQSIRTPGGQRRFNREDLQNYLNASKSFTAPQNPSKYKTSANLSPSFVKEKAAGYSLFEPSEIDISSSVSRLQQQIALKNIRSHKQHYDTGTDIFRWIEEWDFKSYRTKTYTHGFHTYPAMFIPQVARKLIEVFSSEHDTVCDIFCGSGTTLVESSLLNRNSIGIELNPLAVLIAKVKTTPIDPQTLTNNLKTILTGYENVKNIAPPKFNNIDFWFSEAVIKDLAKLKQAIWNISEENIRNFFAVCFSEVVRIVSFTRHKEFKLFRDKAKLEKSFKPDVLGEFIRMCENNILGMKEYIHDVMPNTNVKIILGDSTKDNGIPPESVDFIITSPPYGDSRTTVAYGQFSRLPAQWLDLLPPQVKDIDKELLGGKNNVSINDPAIDLSDTLKFTIKFISERDSERAKDVLSFYRDLYKALIQAHKILRPKKYFCLIVGNRTVKELVLKTDGIICEFGEKIGFVSQGILYRNIPNKRMPLKNSPTNVPGKTGFTMQKESIVLLKKL
- a CDS encoding HNH nuclease family protein, coding for MKFRKPLPQKPAAGKTAAEIVRELKKGKAPVSDYREQSLKIHGLICAKCGREFDFKDRQLLTVHHKDGNNRNNPPDGSNWENLCAYCHDDEHSRGLLGDYLKGDTRD
- a CDS encoding YbaB/EbfC family nucleoid-associated protein; translated protein: MSKKMLGDIMREAQKLQTEMQRMQEESKKKTVEATAGGGMVTVIANGGGEIISIKIEKDVVNPDDVEMLQDLILAAANEALRRAQEMANEGMSKLTGGMQIPGLGGLGKLF
- the dnaX gene encoding DNA polymerase III subunit gamma/tau, which translates into the protein MSYLVLARKWRPQGFDDLVGQEPIIRILQNSIAQKKIAHAYIFSGPRGVGKTSTARILAKALNCENGPTPSPCGTCASCTAVKDGTSIDVLEIDGASNNSVDDIRDLREGVKYTPLGGRYKIYIIDEAHMLSTSAFNALLKTLEEPPPHAIFVLATTAPRKIPATIFSRCQHLPFRRISAQKIKERVRHIASSEDIKISDSAIEMVARAADGSMRDSLTILDQVTAFSSEIDADGVKDLLGIADIGMLAEVSSAVIAADREKIINVISELVDKGADLKSFAKDLVEFFRNLLIAKFVKKPEEILELSEDEIKIVSRILPKISPDLLTLMLSEMAKAELDVRSSFSPRLSLEMSLIKISFLSTLKPVQEAIENIDALLKGMPLPSARKAEQSEVRSQGKMQDASLGGPPPHSGGFAEENEATGHTIQDEKDAGQAGMTKEVSFSRAARGNDTSQKDVQSPTLLDGSSLLTAIREKIDDPRITSKLSQAMPLLKENVLTLAFNSNEAELFAEPIRKNSNLIEQTASDILKSPVKLKIDILTKKIIRKKDLKDKVLTDPAVKEVIELFDGRIIDVKLKENTGGGNKDV
- a CDS encoding DUF5615 family PIN-like protein — its product is MKLLADENVHSDIVRGIRKAGYDILYVPEIGLAGHDDQTILKYSEKHGLILLSGDKDFGGLIEFGTLWGQGKVILLRHRLINIKRMVEDIIEVLLNEKESLRDKTSLVIVLSESGYRIHRAF
- a CDS encoding DUF433 domain-containing protein; translation: MATFKKNLIVCDPKILGGKPIVKGTRISVALILQNIASGMTKEEILRGYPTLTTNGLEAALDFAARQFQGEEVRVFAGR